In Cygnus atratus isolate AKBS03 ecotype Queensland, Australia chromosome 14, CAtr_DNAZoo_HiC_assembly, whole genome shotgun sequence, the DNA window GTCAGAGGCAGTTCCTGGGGCACCCCCCGGGACACGGGCGCCTCTCCCCAGCCAGGGAGGGGGCGGCCGAGCTGCCCTGTGAGCCCCTCGCCTGCCGGGGGGATGAGTCCGCACGGGTGCCTCTGCTGCGTGCCTCCGGGCCATCTCTATTCCAGGcccttgtttaaaaattaagcGTTTTATTTCAGGCTGGCTGTTCCCTGTTgcagcccagccccgtgctCCGGCCGCAGCCCCTCTCGTGTCCCCGGGGAGATGCtcccaggggagatgctccGGCAGGATCACACCCGCCCTCCTGCAGGCTTGGGGCCCATTTTTAAGCCCTGCTTCCACCCCTCTGTCTATTTCTCTCCCAAGCAGCTGTTACCTCAGCTGCCGGGGCAGGTGTGTCGCCGTCCCACTGGGAATTGGGCTCGGGGGGGTTGTTTTCCCcaagcagccccccagcccagggaggGATGGCACCGGCCACTCTCCTTCCATCCTCACCCTTTTCTCGGGCTCAAAATGGACCTGGTTTCCCAAATCCATCCCCTGGCCTCCCTCCTTTCGGGGTACCCCAGGCCCTCGAAgccagcaccctggggacaggacGAGGGCTTGCCAATGGGaacctcagccctgctcctggaaATGCTGCTCCGGCGGCTCCTCCAACCGCGCCTGCGGCATTTCGGGGCCCGCCGAGCAgaccaggcagccccagccagccctcCCGTTCCTCACCCCGCTCGGGACGGTAGATATGCAGCGGAAAAGGTCAGGCCTGCCGCTGTCCGGGCTCAGCATTTTCCTAGCCCAAGCTCCGATCCAGCAGTCCCGCTGCCAGGCTGGAATTTTAAAGTAACTCAGCAGGTTTGTTGGAAAGAGTGTGTCTGCCccgcttcctcctcctccgagTGAGATCACTGCCGTCCGCTGCCTGTGTCGCCGTCAGACTTTCCAGAGCCGCCGGGCAGGATGTCACCGAGGGTCCcgagccctggcagcagcaccgggGCTTCCCCGGAAAAATAACCCCGCAGGTCTGTAAGGGCAGGGCTGGccgcagggcaggggcaggacaCCAAGCAGGTGGCTCCGGGGCTGTCCCTGCAGCGGGGCGTTTGCAAGAGCATCCCCAGGAGAGGTCAGGAGGTGCCTGCTTTGCTCCTTTTCCCCTTGTCTGGCATTCTTGGTGTCAATGAAGGACACTCAGGAGATCGGGGAGCGCCCGTCCCCACCCAAATTCGTGCAGGGGATCCCCCGAGCGGTGCAGAGCCACCCGGCAGGGTGTGCGGCCCCGGCGGGTTGGCACCTCTCCGGGCGGCTGGGGAACACGGGGAGCCCCGGGTCGAGGCTCCGGCTGGGAGCTGCGGGAGGCAGGACTGGTTTCTCCGTCTGGTGTGCAAATAAACAGAAGGGTTTgctccccgggggctgccaAGCTAGCGCCAGGCTCCCTCAAAAaccagaaaagcacaaaaaaaaaaaaaaaaaaaagaagaaaaaagcaaagatcggcagggagaaaggaaattagaaaggcaaaaaaaataaggccAGGAGCTCATCCTGCGGTGCAGACGGGCGCAGGAATTGGTGTGTGGGGTGGTGCCATGGATCCCACCGGCAGGGGAGGTGGGGAGCGGGTCCCCAGGTGGTGACCGTCGTGCCGGGGGCTCTGCGGGTCTCAGCCTCGGGGTCCCGCTGTTGGGATCCTGAAGTCAGGATCCTGGGGAGGTGATGCCACTCCCGGGGGGCGATCCGCTGTCCCCCCTGCTCGCTCAGAGCTGTGGTGCCCCAGCACCGCCCGTTGTGGAGTGCTCTTCCCagggtgtccccagggaggtgaCACCGGGCTTGGGTTTTTGCCCGGTTCCAAGTGTCCTGGGGAAATTGGCTGCGAGGGGAgaccctgctgccctgcctgggtCTGAAACGGAGCGTGCTGCGGgtcctggtggtgctgggggggcaaGGGGCAGGGGTAAGGGGGTGCTCAGGGCAATAAGGGGTTGCTCAGGTTGGGTAAGGGGGTGCTCAGGGCACTAGGGGATGCTCAGGGTTGGGTCAGGGGATGCTCAGGCTGGGTAAGGGGTTGCTCAGGGTGGGATCAAGGGGACGCTCCGGCTGCTCTcacccccccggggggctcagggcagacccagcagggcagggtgtCACGGGGGGGTGCCAGGGCGGCGGCAGGGCTGCCCGCAGCACCGGGAGCGGGGTCCCCATCCCTTCCCGTCCCGTCGGGTCTGCTCCCACCCGACCCGACCCGACCCGCTCCGTTGCACCGGGACGGGCACGGGCAGGGCCGGCGGGACCCACggcagccccggcccgcccggcccccgcccgccgcccccccccgggcccgcTCCGAGGGCGGAGCTGCCGCAACTTTCCtgcccgccgcctcctcccccgGTGCAGTCgggcggcggcaccggcaccggcaccgcgggtagggggggggcggcgggcagcggctgccccggggcggggggggacgggaACCGggcgggggggacacgggggaaCCGAGCTGGAGGGCAGGGGGTCGGGGGGGCTGGGGTAGGGACCGGGGTTACGGGGGGCGCACGGGGGGGTGCGGGGATTTGGGGGCGCccgggggggcgcagggggctgggggtgcataagggggtgggggggtccgGAGGTGCCCCCCGGGGGGGCGCAGCGGGGTGAGGAGGGCTGCGTGGTTTGGTCTGCATGGGAAGGAGCCCCCCCGTGTCCGCCCCCGAGCTGCAGCGGGCACAGGGAAGGACACGGACGGGGTGCCCACGGGGtgcccctggccctgctgctgcggggggtggatggatggatggatggcaGGGCTGCCCCGCTCCAGCCTCTTTTGGGAGAGCTGACAGCTTAATTTTGGCCGGCCGGGGGGAAATGCTTGCTCCACgtctgtgccagcagcagcctcttctTCCCCAGCGCGGATGCGAGCAGGGCTCGGGCTGCCCGCTGCATCCCCTCGGGTGGTgtgccctaaaaaaaaaaaaaaaagcaaaaaaacccaccccacccccttctcctttttcccctccgCTGGGAGATGGGAGCCCCAGGACTCGCTGCTCGGAGACTTTGGGGCGATTTCAGGCAGAATCGGGGCGAGTTTGGGTGCCGAGGGCCAGGCAAAGCCGGGGCACGGCTGCGAGCCAGGAGGAGCgcggggcagcggggaggcAAAGAGCTCCAAATCCAGCAAAGCCCTCGCGAGCTGAGCGCAGGGAAAACTTGCAAGCGAATCGAATTTTCTCGCTGTGCCAGATTTTGTCGCTGGCAGAGGCACCCGCGAGGAGAGGCCCCGCGCTCTGCGCCCTGCCAGGCAGcgcagggctgctcccaccaCCGTGCTCGCTGCCCAAGCCGGGGGTTTTAGGGTCTGCCGGGGCCAGCACGGGTAAAAATCTTGATGGAGTTTTCATATCCGGGCTATAAAAGGGTTGGAAGCTGGGAACGAGGCAGAAAATTGTCATATTTTTATCCGTGCATGTTAATTGTTCGTAGCTAGCCAGACTGCCTGCCTGTGCTACCCTTCTTGTTTTCCTAGCAGCAGATTATTTGGGATAACTctgggagctggagggaagAGCAGGCTTCAATGTGAGCGCGTTTGTGAGCCCTGCAACAAGTCCTGCACAGCTGTAGTtggggcagaaggccagctgGCTTCCCTGCCACAAAACCTGCTTACATTTCCTCGGTGTCCAAAGCCCTCAGCACTGGGGTGGAAACGCCgggtgccccctccccagcaccgccGGGGTGTGGGTGTGTTTTCAGGCTGGCCAAGGCGCCGTGGTGTTGGGGCGGCTGAGCACCCAAACCAGGAGCAGGACAGAGCCCACGTGGAAGTGTCTGGAGTCAGGTGCCAGCGCAGAGTCCCAGGTCTCGTGTTTCCACTCGGGTACCTCGTGGCTTCTCCCTACGAGGACGTCTCACCAGCACCCGGTGCTCGTGGCCATCTGGACCTGCCAGGTGACAGCTCCCAGGTcactatttttcttcccaagatTGCTGTGTAATTCTCTGGTTTGGGGCTCGTTCACGGCACGGCGGAGCTGAGTATGTTGCACTTTGGCCTGGGAGGCATTTTCTTTTGGGGTTTCCCATTGTGAGGCCGCACCTGGCccgagcagagctgctgtgagaCCCCTCGTCAGCACCAGCAACTTCAGCTCAGTCTGTCAGCTCGGAGAGGCCTGGGGCATCTCCCCTCCCTGCAATCCAGGGCCAGGTCCTTGTCTTATTCCAGCTCTCGGGGTTGATGTCGGGGTAGGACAGGCTGCGTTCAGGGTGTGAGACATCCTTCAGCATCCTTTGGGGTCGGATGGCAACCCCAGCCTTTGCTGGATGCCTTTCAGATGCTCCCCAGTAGCCCTGCGAGGGGGGCCCCATCCTTTGCGGGGAAAGCTGAGCTAGAAAGATTTTTCTATTCCCATCTGGCCAGGAAGggagaacaacaaaaatgcctttCATCGCCCTCATCACCCTCACTCTGGAGGAGAGAGCAGAGTAGTGGTGCGGGACAGCCGACAGCTCGGGGAGAAGCTGGGAAGCCTGGCAccttggggctgctgctggaactCACTCCTGGGGCGGCTGGAGACCTTAGGAGCAAGTACCTAGATAGGTATATAGATAGAGCTATAGGCTGTGCTGGCCCCAGATGAAGTGCTTGGTGCTGAAACGATGCTCAGGGTGCTCATGTGGCTGCAGGCCGGCTGCTCATGCATGCCAGGGAGCATCTCACCTCCTGCCCCGGCATCCCAGCACCGCGGGGTTCGGGGATGTCCCCAAAGCGGTGGCAGAGCGCTGGCAGAGCTGGATTCATTGTTCTTGGAAGAAGCCGGGACATTTGGGGATGGGAGACGTTTCCTTCCTGAGAGGCAGCCCGCTGGCGAGCCGGTGAGCGGcgtgggaaggaaggaagggagaggggaagagcgCGACAAGAGCCACTCACCCTTTGGACCCGAGCTTTGGACGAGGCTCCCGTGCGTGGCCGGAAGCCTGTTTCCAGCGCCGTGCGAGCCTCGGATGCCCTTGGCTGTACGGCGTTTTGCTTTCACCTCTTCTCCACGCTGCccaggctccctgcagccccacgcTCCTCCTTGCAGCTCCTGGACGTTTGCGGCGCGTTGAGCTCCGTCTGCCCGGAGCATGGGGCCATCAGCGGCTCTcagggctggtggggaaggatggagccaggagcaggggctgcaggagcagtcAGCtcaggctggaggcaggaggtggCCCCTGGCCTTCACCTGGGGGGCTGGGGTGctgtccgtctgtccatccGTCCGTCTGCCTGGCCATGTGCTGCACGTGCGGGGCGGTGCAGGCGGGAGTGACCGCAGCTCACAGCAGCCTCGGCCCCTCTTGGTTCCTCCGGGCTGCCCGAGGCTCCAGTGCTCTCCATCAAAGCGGGCTGAGAAGAGCAATCGCTGCTCCCTTGCAGAGCCAGGGATTTGCTCCCAACAGCTCAGGCagaggagccctggcacagctcctgcctcggggccctgggagctgggggcagaTCCCGGGGGCAGATCCCGGGGGCAGATCCCAGGGGCAGATCCCGGGGGCAGATCCCCGCTCTGGTTGGCAGCACGGGGTGCGGGGGCTCTGCCGGCAGCTGGTCCAAGTGGGAAATCTCTGTCCCAGGGCTGAGTCATCCCTCCAGCGCGGAGGACACCCCCGAGGCCCCTCGGTTGCTGCTAAAAGGCAGTAGCGAGAGCGAGAGGCTCCAAAATGGCTCTGCGGAGAGCTCTGCTTCTTAGGCGGCCTCGGCCTCCAAGGGAGCGGGGATGCTGGGGTCGGAGCACGAAATTCGCAGACATCTGGAGCCTGCGGCTTGTTTCTCAACAGCTTCCCGGCCCCGTTTCCCCGCCGCCCCGCAGATAAACACGGCGAGGGCGAGCGGCGGAGCGGGACCCGCGGTGCTGGCCGCCCTCCAGCCAGCCCGGCCTCGCCGCCTGCCGGAGGAAGCCGCTTCCCCGCTCTGTGCCGCCGCCAAGGCAAATAGAAAAGTTGCCTTAAAACAATGCCGGCTGCGGGAGGGAGAGGGTTTGGATGCCAGCATCGCTGCTGCAGACGGGCTCATCGCTTCCAAGAGAGTTTCCACTGGcgtttctccctcctctccccttggCCTGGCTAAAACCCACCCGCTGTCGGGCCGCCCGAAAGCTTggtcctccttcctcctcctcctcctcttcctcctcctcctctccagccccttcctccGCACCGGCTGGGGGCTGAGCTATTTCTGGAGAGCATCGAGCTCTGCTCTGAGATGAAGGGCAGGGACTCGCACCCCCCTCAGGGGGTTGGTGGCCGGGCACTGCGTGCTGGCCCGTGCGGGGCTCGGTGACTTGCAGGAGTCCCCTGGCACCTGGGAAATGTGGTACGAGAGGGAGggctctgctggagctgcccaGGCTGGGTCTCCTTTCATCCTGCTGCAGCCAAAAGCAGGTCGAAATGCTGTGAGCTTCCATAAAGATGTGGCATGCGAGGGATAGGTGCTGCTTTCGGGATGTTTTAGAGGTGTTGGAAAGCCACCAGCGAGGGCTGGATGTGGGTGAATTCCCTAGGTTGGAGGGAGAGGTGCCACCCATGGGCACCATGGCATGGGGACACCAAGGCCGGGCGGCGGCTCCCCGCGGTGGCGGCACCATCCTGCACACCTGagaggtgctggtgctgggaccGGCTGTGGTCCTGTGCCGGGGGTGGcaaggggaggcaggagggatgcAGGGCGAGGAAGAGGAGATGCCCAGCCCGGAGAAGCCTTCTCGCTTCACCACGAGCTCTCTGGAAGGATTTGGCTTAGTCACTCATCCCTTCCCTCGCTGGTAGGCTGAACCACTGCTTAAAATATCCTGGAAGGCTCCCAAGCGGCACAGaaggcaagaaaatgaaaaacacatgaaGGGAAAGGGGAGTGGACGCTGCCTGcgcccagaggagctgggctcGGGGCAGGCAGCCCCGGCCACCCACCTCCATCCGCTGGACGGGGCTGGATCAGGGCGCCCGTGGCTGCGGTGCCGGGCacagggggagcaggggagggagccCAcggagaggaggctgggggctgccccggtCCCACTGCAGCGGGATTTGGTCCAAATGTTTAGGGTGGGATCTcctgggtgctggcagtggcctcggaggggctggggacgcCCGGTGGCACGGCCCTTCCCCGGGCAGACGTGCGCGGCCGCAGGCGTTTCAGGGCGCGCTGGTAGGAAATGGCTCACCCCGAGAAAATGCCTTCCCGGCAGCTCCACATCCTTTCGGTGTCTGGGAAGGGCTTTCACCCTGACCTTTTGGCCAGCGCTCGAGAAGCCCAGCGGCTCTCAAAGGGGCTTTCAGCAGGTTTAGCAGGCGCTCGGCCGGCTGTTTTTAGCACTTTTATAGGCTCCAAAGGAATGAGGTTGGCGCGTAGCTGCGGGCTGTGTCTGACGGGTCAGGCTGTGCACAGCTTCTGTCGGCTGCTGCCATCTCGTGTTGCTCCACCAATAAGTCCTGGGCTGGACACCAGCCCCGTGGCGAGGTGATGGGGGCTGATGCTGCCCCGCTGGGTTCGTTCTCCTTCTTGCACGGGGCTGTGCACCGGGATTTgggagaggggccggggggacACATGCtggccccttccctgccccatgCGTGTTGGAGCCAGGGGCTGAAACCCTGTGAGCTGCAACCTGAAACCTCCTGAAGCCTTTGGAGAAATTCCTTTCCCATACGGTCACTGCGATCAGCGCACAGAGCCCTGCGAGATAAACTGTCCTGCGGCCGGCGGGGCTCGGGGACGCGCTGGCCTCTGCTCCACTCGTCCTTGTTCAGTGGGAGCAATGGCCAGGGCAGCCCAGCAGTGGATGACTTCAGGGCTTCAGGGGTTATTTCCAGCAGGAACAAGTCTCTGCTCCCATAGGCAGCGCGCCCCAGCTGAACTAAGGCTCTGAAATAAGGAGGTGGGGCAGGGTTCTGCGTGCCCCCACGCTTTGGTGGCTTTGGGAACACACCGccatgcagagctgcagcccagcacctcgggcaggggctgtgctgggggtgggggggagacCCCCGTTACCCCCGGGCTTTGGTCcccccttccaaccccagccctgcgcatccctcctgctgcagcccccagctgccggtgaggggctggggatCCCGGGAGAACCTCAAGGAGAGGCTGCGGGTGCTCCAGGGGGTGCCGAGCCCCGCTAACccccccctctcctctctccccaggtCTCTCCCGCAGCTCCAGCCTCTTGGAGAAGGAGCTGAAGGAGGCGAAGGCGCGGAGCCGCAGGATCGTGGCGCAGCTCACCACGGCGCCCGGCCCCAGCTCCAAGGGCGTGCTGCTCTTCCACCGCCGCAAGCAGCGCGTCGACGGGCTCACCGGCACCGGCACGGGGCATGGCACGGGGCTGCCGCTGAGCCCGGCGCCTCGGCAAGGAGCCATGGAGGAGGGCGAGGGGCACGGCACCCGGGGGACACCGCCGGAGCCTGCTGATGGACAGCAGGTCCCGCTGAGCGTCTACCTGAAGGAGAACATGGCACCGGCCACCACCAATGGCCTGCACGAGAGGGAGCGGGCAGAGGGAGAAGTAGGGAAGCTCGGGGGGATGCAGGATGGCATTGGGGTGAGCGTGGCTGCTCCCGTTCCACCGCAGAACGTGCACGTCCCCGAGCAGAACGGCGAGGTGCCCAGTGCGCCCATGGGGGCAGGTAGCACGCCCATGGGGACAGCCAGCGTGACCATAGGGACAGGGAATGCACCTGTGGGGACGGCCAGCATAACCATGGGGACAGGTAACACACCTGTGGGGACAGCCAGCATGACCATGGGGACAGGCAACGCAGCTGTGGAAATGCCCAGTGTGCCCATGGGGACAGCCAACACACCGATGGGGACGGCAAACGCACCCATGGGGACAGCCAGCGTGCCCATGGGGACAGCCAGCACATCCATAGGGATGGCCAGTGCATCCATGGGGATGCCCAGTGCACCCACGGGGATGGCCAACGCACCCATGGGGTCAGCCAGTGTGCCCATGGGGATGCCAAGTGAGCCCATGGGGATGCCCAGCGCACCCGTGGGGACAGCCAGCTCACCCATGGGGACAGCCAGCGCACCCATGGGGACAGCCACCCCAGCTGGGCAGGCGCAGAACGGCGCACGGAGCAGGCAGTACTACGAGGTCCACCTCACCCTGGCCAAGCCCAAGCCCGTGAAGAACCGGACGGCCAGGCCGTTCGGCACCCAGAAGGCCACCACACCAAGCCAGGGGCCAAGCCAGCCCCCCGAGcgagcccccgccgccgccgagctGCCCCCACCGCCCACCTACGCGGAGACGCtgggcagccccccgccgcTCAGCAGGGTCCGCTCGCCCCCTGCCTACTCGGCCCTGTACCCCCCTGTGGAGCagaaggtgctgcagagccccgTCCACGGGGTTGGGGCAGTGCCCCCCCTGCCCAAAACGGGCATCCTGGAGGAGTCGGCGGCCCGCAGGGCCCACAAGAAGTCCATGTTCACCTTCGTCGAGAAGCCGAAGCTGGGCCCCAACCCCGACCTGCTGGATTTGGTGCAGAGCGCGGACatcaggaagaagcagaaggagcACGGGGAGCCCGGTGCCGAGGACGAGCCCTTTGCCCTGGGGGCAGAAGCCTCCAACTTCGTCCCCAGCAGCGCGGCCAGGGGCGGGCAGCACCTCCCGCCGGCCGACGATGCTCCGGCGTGGTCGTCCTGCCTCAAGTCCCCCACCATCCAGCCGAAGCCGAAGCCGCAGCCCAGCCACAACCTCACCGAAGCCAGAGGGAAGGGAGCCGAGCTCTTCGCCCGCAGGCAGTCCCGCATGGAGAAGTTCATCATCGAGGCTCCCTCCCAGCCCGACCTGCTCCGCTCCCCGTCGCCCACCAtgtccctgcctccctcctggaAGTACGATGCCAACGCTTGCCTGTCACCCATGGTCTCCAGGCACCCCGTCAAGAGTCCCTGCAGGCCCTCCAAAACCCCCCCGGCGTCTCTTTACGGCAGCGCCCTGACGGAGAACGAGGTCTCCCAGAAGGAGCTGGAGATCTCCAAGCACCAGCCCTACCAGCTCCAGTCTTCGCTCTTCATCCTCTCCCCATCCAAAGGGCCGCCGAGGTCCGTGCCCCGGGAGGTGCCACCGCCCAGACCCTCCCTTCCCGACGCCTACCCCTGCCCTCAGCGAACGTCCTGCCCGACCTCTCCGTTGCCTCCTTCCCCCGTTTGGCACCCTCCTGCGgtgcccggggccggcggggcggcctccagccccttccccagtgccaccggggctctgcccctgcctccGGGCAGCCACCCTGCTCCTGGAGCCCCGgcggagctgctgctggcctcgCCGTGCCGCCGAGTGAAGGGGGGCTTCCAGGCGCCCCGACCCTCCTACTCCACCAGGAACGCGGGGATCGAGCCGCAGGTGTGGAAACCTTCCTTTTACTACAAGTAGCGGGGGCGGAGAGAACACGGAGCGGGTTTTAGGCTCCCCTCCGCCGGCCGAGTCCTCTCTGATTGCTCACGGGTGTGCAAAAGGCTGAACCGACccaagaaaagggggaaaaaaaaaagaaaaaaagaagtagctCGACGGCTTCCAGGGCAGTGCAGGGAGTGAGAGgacgtggtgctgagccccccgtGTGCCGGGAGCCACGTGTTTGTGCTGAGCGGGTCTGGGGGCATAAAGCACACGGACCCCCAAGTGGTAACAGGAGCCCGGCCGCCCCGCGGTGCCTCCggtgctttctctcttctcttgcCTGGAAACTTTCTGGAGCATCACAGCTCTGCCTCCGTCTCTTTTCTCGCCTCCTGCATTTCCAGCCCCGTCTGTCCTGCCGCAGCCCCTCTGGCCCGCCGGCTCCCAGCCGCCTCGTACCAAAGCCTGGCCGCGGGGACGCGCCGCCTTCCCACCTCACTGTGCCTGCTCCTGtctcttctgctgctctttaGGGACTTGTTTGCTCCCACGCTGCGGAGGAcagccaccacctccccggggAAGAGaccgcagggctggggacaccgcGGGGGTCCCTGTCCCTCCTGCCGCCCCCTCGTCTCTCCGCAGCCCCGACCTGCGGTCAGGTGCGGGGGGTGAGGCATGGTAGGACCCATCGGTGGGTGGGACTGATCCTGCTCTTCTCTAAGCTCTTTGTatgggagcagctccctgggcaggcagagacactgagctgctggagctggtgctgagcaagGCGGGCGTAGCGGGGGGACGAGGGATGGGCACGGGCAGGGCTCGGCGCTGGCGGTCTGGAGGCAGTTTCCACGGCTGCACCAGCACGTGCGGGACGCTCCTGGCTCACCCTGGGAGCAGAGGTGCCCCTCGCCCAGATTCTGGCTTCCTCTGC includes these proteins:
- the SYNPO gene encoding synaptopodin; translation: MLTAPLGQPCGCGVPKGDAGDGLQGTGPRGGQGCHHLGDLPAPAPLQEGHTGLLAGQASSREPHGLGGGAPDPELTGGSLAVGAEHAAPPKYPDSAPELLPTAASPTADPSQEWRVVKIKRVLINPASEPRKASLSRSSSLLEKELKEAKARSRRIVAQLTTAPGPSSKGVLLFHRRKQRVDGLTGTGTGHGTGLPLSPAPRQGAMEEGEGHGTRGTPPEPADGQQVPLSVYLKENMAPATTNGLHERERAEGEVGKLGGMQDGIGVSVAAPVPPQNVHVPEQNGEVPSAPMGAGSTPMGTASVTIGTGNAPVGTASITMGTGNTPVGTASMTMGTGNAAVEMPSVPMGTANTPMGTANAPMGTASVPMGTASTSIGMASASMGMPSAPTGMANAPMGSASVPMGMPSEPMGMPSAPVGTASSPMGTASAPMGTATPAGQAQNGARSRQYYEVHLTLAKPKPVKNRTARPFGTQKATTPSQGPSQPPERAPAAAELPPPPTYAETLGSPPPLSRVRSPPAYSALYPPVEQKVLQSPVHGVGAVPPLPKTGILEESAARRAHKKSMFTFVEKPKLGPNPDLLDLVQSADIRKKQKEHGEPGAEDEPFALGAEASNFVPSSAARGGQHLPPADDAPAWSSCLKSPTIQPKPKPQPSHNLTEARGKGAELFARRQSRMEKFIIEAPSQPDLLRSPSPTMSLPPSWKYDANACLSPMVSRHPVKSPCRPSKTPPASLYGSALTENEVSQKELEISKHQPYQLQSSLFILSPSKGPPRSVPREVPPPRPSLPDAYPCPQRTSCPTSPLPPSPVWHPPAVPGAGGAASSPFPSATGALPLPPGSHPAPGAPAELLLASPCRRVKGGFQAPRPSYSTRNAGIEPQDRRPSLPASPTWTPRSARRQGSLDGWASPASVPELDEGPPRSPPWSERSLSPLRQDADPRASRQMQARLARNIINAARRKSSSPKAVGTEGSRPFTPPATSPRAVGSPSLPRSPRLEGCRAPAPQAATSACSVLAAPGSPSPAYKSPLPSPRVDGSRSCASPGVSRATWAEGRRLLLSPGAAGPSLTPKSPLPSPVAGARSPAKRYSSRSPTDSDVSLDSEDSGAQSPGIHSFNLCPRGWTGSLRLKPGGLPSGAPCTS